A section of the Pochonia chlamydosporia 170 chromosome 2, whole genome shotgun sequence genome encodes:
- a CDS encoding multidrug resistance protein (similar to Coccidioides immitis RS XP_001240186.1): MAATSSSSSSSASAADRDVESQKGQKSHKHSHWSILIDQAGVDDAVLHHKYAGQGTDEAPYLVEFLPTDPRNPMTFPHFFKWTITIISAISTLAVSFTSSAYSGSILSIKEEFQVSNIVVILGVSMFVVGFAIGPLFWAPFSELYGRQKLFFLTYMALTVFNAAGAGAPNMAALIVLRFMAGAWGSSPLTNSGGIIADLFTAKERGIATSIFAMAPFLGPALGPIAGGFLAEAAGWRWVEGLTAIFTGVLWIIQSLVAPETYTPVLLRRRAEELSKRTGKVYRSKVDAAMPRKTLSGQIKTNLSRPWVLLFKEPIVFLTSIYMAIVYGTLYLCFAAFPIVFQSPYPEGWGWKPGVGGLSFVGIAVGMVASTAGTILDNARYGRIAAKHGGMAPPEARLPPALVGGVMLPVGLFWFAWTNGTNVHWVVPIIGSSVFASGLVLVFLSLMNYLIDSYVIYAASVLAASSVLRSLFGAVFPLFTSHMYEDLGVHWASSIPAFLALACMPFPFLFYKYGEKIRLKCKYSAEASRILQQMMAKQQDAQENEGASGVEAVEKKENTRGDTKTTLTPDRK; this comes from the exons ATGgcagcaacttcatcctcttcttcgtcgtcagCATCGGCCGCCGATCGGGACGTGGAGTCCCAAAAGGGCCAAAAGTCACATAAGCATTCGCATTGGAGTATCTTGATAGATCaagctggtgttgatgacgcCGTGCTCCATCACAAGTATGCAGGCCAAGGTACGGACGAGGCACCCTACCTCGTTGAGTTCCTACCCACAGACCCTCGAAATCCTATGACCTTCCCTCACTTCTTCAAGTGGACCATTACAATCATTTCTGCGATATCGACCCTTGCTGTCTCTTTCACAAGTTCGGCCTACTCAGGGAGTATCCTCTCCATCAAGGAGGAGTTTCAAGTGTCAAATATAGTTGTAATCTTGGGAGTTTCCatgtttgttgttggcttcGCGATCGGGCCTCTCTTCTGGGCTCCGTTTTCTGAGCTCTATGGCCGGCagaagctcttcttcttgacttACATGGCGCTGACGGTTTTTAAcgctgctggagctggagcacCAAACATGGCGGCCCTCATTGTGTTGCGCTTTATGGCTGGCGCTTGGGGATCATCGCCTCTGACCAACTCTGGAGGCATAATTGCGGATCTTTTTACAGCCAAGGAACGAGGAATCGCAACCAGCATTTTTGCCATGGCCCCTTTCCTTGGCCCTGCTCTGG GCCCTATAGCCGGTGGGTTTCTTGCCGAAGCGGCAGGCTGGAGATGGGTGGAGGGCTTGACCGCAATCTTCACTGGCGTGCTCTGGATTATTCAATCACTTGTTGCGCCAGAGACCTACACCCCTGTATTATTACGAAGACGGGCAGAAGAGTTATCGAAACGAACGGGAAAAGTGTACAGGTCGAAAGTCGACGCCGCAATGCCTCGGAAAACGCTCTCTGGTCAAATAAAGACAAACCTCTCAAGACCTTGGGTCCTTTTATTCAAAGAACCCATCGTGTTTCTGACTAGCATATACATGGCCATTGTTTACGGCACGCTGTATCTCTGTTTTGCTGCATTCCCCATCGTGTTCCAGTCCCCATATCCCGAGGGATGGGGTTGGAAACCCGGTGTCGGAGGACTGTCTTTCGTGGGCATTGCGGTTGGCATGGTTGCTTCAACGGCCGGGACAATCTTGGACAATGCTCGATATGGACGTATAGCAGCCAAGCATGGAGGTATGGCGCCTCCTGAAGCGCGACTTCCGCCAGCTTTGGTGGGAGGCGTCATGTTACCAGTTGGGCTTTTCTGGTTTGCATGGACGAATGGTACCAACGTCCACTGGGTTGTGCCCATCATCGGGTCGTCTGTTTTTGCTTCtggcttggtgttggtatTTTTATCGCTTATGAATTATCTCATTGATTCTT ACGTCATTTATGCCGCATCTGTACTGGCTGCCAGTTCTGTGCTTCGGTCACTATTCGGGGCTGTTTTCCCTCTGTTCACCTCGCACATGTATGAAGATCTGGGTGTACATTGGGCCAGTTCGATCCCGGCGTTCCTAGCGCTGGCTTGCATGCCGTTTCCGTTCTTATTCTACAAGTATGGCGAGAAGATCCGCCTCAAATGCAAGTACTCCGCAGAGGCTTCGCGGATTCTTCAGCAAATGATGGCCAAGCAACAAGATGCGCAAGAAAACGAAGGGGCAAGCGGGGTCGAGGCtgtcgagaagaaggagaataCGAGGGGAGATACCAAGACGACATTGACGCCTGACAGGAAGTAG